A window from Musa acuminata AAA Group cultivar baxijiao chromosome BXJ3-10, Cavendish_Baxijiao_AAA, whole genome shotgun sequence encodes these proteins:
- the LOC135651174 gene encoding U-box domain-containing protein 15-like, whose product MAKCMLPDAAAGFCLWPTFSPAALRRRILEAIACGASRHRGRRKACGGVDVTEPLPRRPRPGRAERLMELLQAEPSDSGSDEADDAEARRKVEAFEEIQCVVGRLQLDDQRREEAATEVRRLAKDDPEARETLAMLGAIPPLVGMLDSKDPDLHVAALYALLNLGIGNELNKAAIVKAGAVHKMLHLIESGSNPSISEAIVANFLGLGALDSNKPVIGASGAIPFLLSAFRSPETSPTARQDALRALFNLSIASVNLPLLVDAGLVPSLLAAIGDMAVTERSLAVISNLVASGEGRRAVSRFADAFAILIDVLGWCDAAACQEKATYVLMVMAHKGHGDRAAMVEAGAVSALLELTLLGTPLAQKRASRLLEILTVEKGKRVSEAGGSSGVSAVSAPLCGAAAETAPAEEGMSEERRAVRELVQQSLQNNMRRIVRRANLAQDFAPWERLRALTATSTSKSLPF is encoded by the exons ATGGCCAAATGCATGCTCCCTGACGCCGCCGCCGGCTTTTGCCTCTGGCCGACCTTCTCCCCCGCCGCCCTCCGCCGCAGGATCCTCGAGGCGATTGCCTGCGGCGCCTCCCGCCACCGCGGCAGACGGAAGGCCTGCGGCGGCGTTGATGTGACCGAGCCGCTTCCCCGCAGACCGAGGCCTGGCCGGGCGGAGCGGCTCATGGAGCTACTGCAGGCGGAGCCCTCCGACTCCGGCTCCGACGAGGCGGACGACGCCGAGGCGCGGCGAAAGGTGGAGGCTTTCGAGGAGATCCAGTGCGTGGTCGGTCGGCTGCAGCTAGACGACCAAAGGCGGGAGGAGGCGGCGACGGAGGTGAGGAGGCTCGCGAAGGACGACCCCGAAGCAAGGGAGACGCTCGCGATGCTCGGAGCGATCCCGCCTTTGGTCGGGATGCTTGACTCCAAGGATCCTGATCTCCATGTCGCTGCGCTCTACGCGCTTCTCAACCTAGGGATTGGCAACGAGTT GAACAAGGCGGCGATCGTGAAGGCCGGCGCCGTCCACAAGATGCTACATTTGATCGAGTCCGGAAGCAACCCATCGATCTCGGAAGCAATCGTCGCCAATTTTCTCGGCCTCGGTGCGTTGGATTCAAACAAGCCCGTCATTGGTGCCTCCGGCGCGATCCCCTTCTTGCTATCCGCCTTTCGAAGCCCTGAGACGAGCCCCACGGCGAGGCAGGACGCTCTACGCGCCCTCTTCAATCTCTCCATCGCCTCCGTCAACCTCCCCCTCCTCGTCGACGCCGGCCTCGTCCCCTCCCTCCTGGCGGCGATCGGCGACATGGCGGTCACTGAACGCTCCCTCGCGGTGATATCCAACCTCGTGGCCTCTGGTGAGGGGCGCCGGGCTGTGAGCCGCTTCGCTGATGCTTTCGCCATCCTTATCGACGTCCTAGGGTGGTGCGACGCAGCCGCGTGCCAGGAGAAGGCAACGTACGTGCTGATGGTGATGGCCCACAAGGGGCACGGCGACCGGGCGGCCATGGTCGAGGCCGGGGCCGTCTCTGCCCTTCTCGAGCTCACGCTGCTAGGCACCCCGCTCGCCCAGAAGCGGGCCTCGCGGCTCTTGGAGATACTAACAGTGGAGAAAGGGAAAAGAGTGTCAGAGGCAGGAGGGAGTTCCGGCGTGTCGGCGGTGTCGGCGCCATTGTGTGGGGCGGCGGCGGAGACGGCTCCTGCTGAAGAGGGGATGAGCGAGGAGAGGAGGGCGGTGAGGGAGCTGGTGCAGCAGAGCCTGCAGAACAACATGCGAAGGATCGTCAGGCGGGCGAATTTGGCTCAGGACTTCGCGCCGTGGGAGCGGCTTAGAGCGCTCACCGCCACCTCTACGTCCAAAAGCTTGCCCTTCTGA